One genomic region from Quercus robur chromosome 4, dhQueRobu3.1, whole genome shotgun sequence encodes:
- the LOC126721864 gene encoding aspartic proteinase CDR1-like, giving the protein MTSHHHSLLSFATLATTFSVVFLCSFSLTEALNGGFSVDLIHRDSPNSPFYNPSETSSQRIANALHRSVNRVNHFKPKSSVSTNSLQTDVISNSGEFLIKYSVGKPPVPMLSIVDTGSDLIWIQCTPCTKCYNQTAPLFNPKKSETYKKVSCSSSQCKSLERTKCSNDGKNCQYSMSYGDSSFTNGELAMDTLTLGSTTSQSVPFPKTIIGCGHDNHGSFGKEGSGVVGLGGGAVSLVSQLHSSIGGKFSHCLIPLNSKDKNSSKLNFGSNAVVSGSGVVSTPIVHNPQNPVTYYFLTLEAMSVGSKRLELSDSSTFEDLTGNIIIDSGTTLTILPEYFYSKFELAVEEAIHLKRSEDPSLILSLCYKTSKDDIGAPRITAHFTGADVMLSPKTTFIRLSERFLCLAFGAGETLSIFGNLAQSNLLVGYDLVKKTVSFKPTDCTKL; this is encoded by the coding sequence atgacatctcatcatcactcaCTTCTCTCTTTTGCTACATTGGCAACTACGTTCTCCGTTGTCTTTCTTTGTAGCTTCTCTCTCACTGAGGCTCTCAATGGGGGCTTTAGTGTGGATCTCATCCACCGTGACTCCCCAAATTCTCCCTTCTACAACCCTTCAGAAACTTCTTCGCAGCGCATAGCTAATGCCTTGCATCGTTCTGTTAACCGTGTCAATCATTTTAAGCCAAAGTCCTCGGTCTCTACCAATTCACTCCAAACAGATGTAATCTCAAATAGCGGTGAATTCCTTATAAAATACTCTGTTGGTAAACCACCAGTCCCAATGTTAAGCATTGTTGATACTGGTAGTGATTTGATTTGGATACAGTGCACACCTTGCACTAAGTGCTACAACCAAACAGCTCCACTTTTTAATCCTAAAAAGTCCGAAACCTACAAAAAAGTTTCTTGCTCTTCATCTCAATGTAAGTCTCTAGAAAGAACCAAGTGCTCAAATGATGGAAAAAATTGCCAATATTCAATGTCTTATGGCGATTCTTCATTCACAAATGGAGAACTTGCTATGGACACTCTCACTCTAGGATCAACTACAAGTCAGTCTGTGCCTTTTCCTAAGACCATCATAGGATGTGGACATGATAATCATGGATCCTTTGGTAAGGAAGGTTCTGGCGTTGTTGGCCTTGGAGGCGGCGCAGTTTCCCTTGTTTCCCAATTGCATTCTTCTATTGGTGGCAAGTTCTCCCACTGCTTGATACCATTAAATTcaaaagacaaaaactcaaGCAAATTGAATTTCGGTAGCAATGCCGTGGTTTCGGGTTCTGGAGTCGTATCTACTCCCATAGTCCACAACCCCCAAAACCCAGTCACCTACTACTTCTTAACACTCGAAGCAATGAGTGTTGGCAGCAAAAGATTGGAGTTAAGCGATTCTTCTACGTTCGAAGATTTAACGGGAAATATTATCATTGATTCAGGCACAACATTGACAATATTGCCAGAATATTTCTACTCCAAGTTTGAATTAGCAGTAGAAGAAGCAATTCATTTAAAGCGCAGTGAAGACCCGAGTCTAATTCTAAGTCTTTGCTACAAGACCTCAAAAGATGATATAGGTGCACCAAGAATCACAGCACATTTTACTGGTGCAGATGTAATGTTGAGTCCAAAAACCACCTTCATTAGACTAAGTGAGAGATTTTTGTGCTTGGCTTTTGGGGCTGGTGAAACACTTTCCATCTTCGGTAACTTGGCCCAGTCCAACTTGTTGGTAGGCTATGACCTAGTGAAGAAAACTGTATCTTTCAAGCCAACAGATTGCACCAAGCTCTAA